Proteins from one Triticum aestivum cultivar Chinese Spring chromosome 7A, IWGSC CS RefSeq v2.1, whole genome shotgun sequence genomic window:
- the LOC123150793 gene encoding pathogenesis-related protein 1: MSSTNSWTHEIESAVTAPRLFRAGVMDWHTLAPKLAPQIVASAHPVEGEGGIGSVRQFNFTSAMPFNLMKERLEFIDADKCECKSTLIEGGGIGMAIETATSHIKVEPAANGGSIVKVESTYKLLPGVEVNDEITKAKDSVTAIFKAAEAYLIANPDAYN, encoded by the exons ATGTCCTCCACCAACAGCTGGACCCACGAGATCGAGTCGGCGGTCACCGCACCGCGCCTCTTCCGCGCTGGCGTCATGGACTGGCACACCCTGGCTCCCAAGCTCGCGCCGCAAATTGTTGCCAGTGCCCACCCCGTTGAGGGAGAAGGCGGTATCGGCAGCGTCAGGCAGTTCAACTTCACCTCAG CCATGCCCTTCAACCTCATGAAGGAGAGGCTCGAGTTCATTGACGCAGATAAGTGCGAGTGCAAGTCGACTCTTATCGAGGGCGGTGGCATCGGCATGGCGATCGAGACAGCCACTTCGCACATCAAGGTGGAGCCGGCAGCAAACGGTGGGAGCATAGTGAAGGTGGAATCGACATACAAGCTGCTTCCAGGCGTGGAGGTGAATGATGAGATTACCAAGGCCAAGGATTCCGTCACGGCCATCTTCAAGGCCGCCGAGGCCTACCTCATCGCCAACCCAGACGCCTACAACTAA